The proteins below are encoded in one region of Belonocnema kinseyi isolate 2016_QV_RU_SX_M_011 chromosome 5, B_treatae_v1, whole genome shotgun sequence:
- the LOC117173413 gene encoding farnesol dehydrogenase-like, with protein sequence MERWFNKVAVVTGASTGIGAIISEGLVKAGVNVVGLARKVDKLEEIKTRLKNEKGKFYSIQTDVTKEDEILRAFRWIEKELGGVDILVNNAGVILNEPIIDGGTEGFKTILDVNVLAVAICTREATKSMRNRKVPGHVVIINSFAGHYAESIKVPVSLYCASKYAITGMTESLRNELAAAKANIKVTSISPAAVRTGMLLNAGIPEAVINQISILETKDVLDAVIYVLGTPPNVQVNELTLTSLGLPHS encoded by the exons ATGGAACGTTGGTTTAATAAAGTGGCTGTTGTTACCGGTGCCAGTACTGGAATTGGTGCCATTATTTCAgaag gtcTCGTGAAGGCAGGAGTAAATGTAGTGGGACTTGCGAGAAAAGTGGATAAACTTGAAGAGATCAAAACCagattaaaaaatgagaaaggcaaattttattcaattcaaacaGACGTAACAAAAGAGGACGAAATCCTGAGGGCTTTTCGATGGATCGAAAAGGAACTTGGGGGCGTCGATATCCTCGTTAACAATGCTGGAGTTATTCTCAACGAACCTATTATTG acggTGGCACTGAaggtttcaaaacaattttgGATGTAAATGTATTGGCGGTGGCAATCTGCACAAGAGAAGCTACAAAATCGATGAGAAATCGCAAGGTACCTGGCCACGTTGTTATAATTAATag tttcgcTGGACATTATGCAGAAAGCATTAAGGTCCCCGTTAGTTTGTACTGTGCTAGTAAATATGCAATTACGGGCATGACTGAATCGCTCAGAAATGAGCTGGCCGCTGCAAAGGCAAATATAAAAGTCAct agtataaGTCCAGCAGCTGTAAGGACAGGCATGCTTTTAAATGCAGGAATTCCAGAAGcagtaattaatcaaatttcgATTCTGGAAACGAAAGATGTTTTGGATGCTGTTATCTACGTCTTAGGTACACCTCCAAACGTTCAg GTTAACGAGCTCACCCTAACGAGTCTCGGTTTACCCCATAGCTAA